In the Kribbella sp. NBC_00482 genome, one interval contains:
- a CDS encoding ATP-binding cassette domain-containing protein, whose translation MTVTPTPLDVGAGTVLALQGISKRFGAVQALKNIELDVRAGEVLALVGDNGAGKSTLVKTIAGVYTADDGSMVFDGRPVRVGSPAEAQQLGIATVFQDLALCDNLDVVANLYLGRELRKNGALDEVEMERSSWELLRQLSAKIPSVRIPVASLSGGQRQTVAIARSLLGRPKVVMLDEPTAALGVAQTAEVLNLVERLRERGLAVILISHNMADVMAVADRVAVLRLGRNNGVFVVSETRTQDIIAAITGATDNAVSERAARRSREEGPAS comes from the coding sequence GTGACTGTTACCCCGACTCCCCTCGATGTCGGCGCCGGTACGGTGCTGGCGTTGCAGGGGATTTCCAAGCGTTTCGGTGCCGTGCAGGCTCTGAAGAACATCGAGCTGGACGTCCGCGCCGGTGAGGTGCTGGCCCTGGTCGGCGACAACGGGGCCGGCAAGTCCACGCTGGTCAAGACGATCGCCGGCGTCTACACCGCCGACGACGGATCCATGGTGTTCGACGGCAGGCCGGTCCGCGTCGGCAGCCCGGCCGAGGCACAGCAGCTCGGCATCGCCACCGTGTTCCAGGACCTGGCGCTCTGCGACAACCTGGACGTGGTCGCGAACCTGTACCTGGGCCGCGAACTGCGCAAGAACGGCGCGCTCGACGAGGTCGAGATGGAACGCTCTTCCTGGGAGTTGCTCCGGCAGCTGTCCGCGAAGATCCCGTCGGTCCGGATCCCGGTCGCCAGCCTGTCCGGCGGCCAGCGGCAGACCGTCGCGATCGCGCGCAGCCTGCTCGGCCGGCCCAAGGTCGTGATGCTGGACGAACCGACCGCGGCTCTCGGCGTAGCTCAGACCGCCGAGGTCCTCAACCTGGTCGAGCGGCTCCGCGAACGCGGCCTGGCCGTGATCCTGATCAGTCACAACATGGCCGACGTGATGGCGGTCGCGGACCGGGTCGCCGTCCTGCGTCTCGGCCGCAACAACGGCGTCTTCGTGGTCAGCGAGACCCGGACGCAGGACATCATCGCCGCCATCACCGGCGCCACCGACAACGCGGTCTCCGAGCGCGCCGCGCGCCGGAGCCGGGAAGAGGGACCGGCCTCATGA
- a CDS encoding substrate-binding domain-containing protein — MSVSVLRLVGLGVAVSALAASLVACGSDDSGSGSGSGGAKKIALLLPESKTTRYEALDRPLFTEALKAACGDCQLIYSNADQDAAKQQQQAEAALTQGANVLVLDPVDGKAAAAVAASAKAQSVPVVAYDRFIENANYYVSFENEAVGKLQAQTLVDALKAAGKTSGNIAMINGSPTDPNAADFKKGAHSVLDSSGFKVAAEFDTPDWSPDKAQAWMEGQLSAIKNGLVGVYAANDGTAGGAIAALKGGGVTPLPPVTGQDSELAAIQRIVAGDQTMTIYKAVKPQAEAAAKGAVALANGAKPESTTDKSGVPSTILDPVAVTKDNIKDTVVKDNIYKVEDICTAAFAAACTAAGLSAN; from the coding sequence ATGTCCGTCTCAGTACTTCGTCTCGTCGGCCTCGGCGTGGCCGTCTCGGCCCTCGCCGCCTCCTTGGTGGCCTGCGGCTCCGACGACTCCGGCTCGGGCAGCGGCTCAGGCGGCGCGAAAAAGATCGCGCTGTTGCTGCCCGAGTCGAAGACCACCCGGTACGAGGCGCTCGACCGCCCGCTGTTCACCGAGGCGCTGAAGGCGGCCTGCGGCGACTGCCAGCTGATCTACAGCAACGCCGACCAGGACGCCGCGAAGCAACAGCAGCAGGCCGAGGCCGCCCTCACCCAGGGCGCGAACGTGCTGGTCCTGGACCCGGTCGACGGCAAGGCCGCCGCCGCGGTCGCCGCCTCAGCGAAGGCCCAGAGCGTCCCGGTGGTCGCGTACGACCGGTTCATCGAGAACGCCAACTACTACGTGTCGTTCGAGAACGAGGCGGTCGGCAAGCTGCAGGCGCAGACTCTGGTGGATGCGCTCAAGGCGGCCGGCAAGACCTCCGGCAACATCGCGATGATCAACGGATCGCCGACCGACCCGAACGCCGCCGACTTCAAGAAGGGCGCACACAGCGTGCTCGACTCCAGCGGCTTCAAGGTCGCCGCCGAGTTCGACACCCCGGACTGGAGCCCGGACAAGGCGCAGGCCTGGATGGAAGGCCAGCTGAGCGCGATCAAGAACGGCCTGGTCGGCGTGTACGCCGCCAACGACGGCACCGCCGGCGGCGCGATCGCCGCGCTGAAGGGCGGTGGCGTGACGCCGCTGCCGCCGGTCACCGGGCAGGACTCGGAACTGGCCGCGATCCAGCGGATCGTCGCCGGCGACCAGACGATGACCATCTACAAGGCGGTCAAGCCGCAGGCCGAGGCCGCCGCCAAGGGTGCGGTGGCGCTGGCGAACGGCGCCAAGCCCGAGTCCACCACCGACAAGAGCGGCGTGCCCTCAACGATTCTCGACCCGGTCGCGGTGACCAAGGACAACATCAAGGACACCGTGGTCAAGGACAACATCTACAAGGTCGAGGACATCTGCACCGCGGCCTTCGCCGCCGCCTGCACCGCCGCAGGTCTGTCCGCCAACTGA
- a CDS encoding ROK family transcriptional regulator: protein MNATRPAPGSQASLREANRARVLGVVRQHGPLTQVEIAAASGLSAATVSNMVKELDQAGMVGLSRSIRNGRRAVLVSLASGGGLLAGVAFGERDVRVAVANGSREILAQQLMPLQADHVADEGMERAARLLADLAETVSSGVEDISAVGFGLPMPVDSVSGEAGSDAVLPGWRGVNVTEAMSGYLRAPVALDNTANLAALGELRAGALRGVRNGCYLKFSYGVGAGIVINGDVFRGSTGTAGEIGHVTIDENGPICRCGNRGCLDTFVGSRALISSLAASHGPLRLKDIVTRALGGDLGCRRVIEDAGRRVGVAVAGVVNLLNPEAIVVGGLMAEAGELINAPLREALDRCAIPSAAATVELRPAELGDEADIVGAIHRASMLSHTNISIS from the coding sequence ATGAACGCAACCCGCCCGGCCCCGGGCTCGCAGGCTTCGCTGCGCGAAGCCAACCGTGCGCGCGTTCTCGGCGTCGTCCGGCAGCACGGCCCGCTCACCCAGGTCGAGATCGCCGCCGCCTCCGGACTCTCCGCGGCCACCGTCTCGAACATGGTCAAGGAGCTCGACCAGGCCGGGATGGTCGGCCTGTCCCGGAGCATCCGCAACGGCCGCCGCGCCGTACTGGTCTCCCTCGCCTCCGGCGGCGGGCTACTGGCCGGCGTCGCCTTCGGCGAGCGCGACGTCCGGGTCGCGGTCGCGAACGGTTCCCGCGAGATCCTCGCCCAGCAGCTGATGCCGCTGCAGGCCGACCACGTCGCCGACGAGGGCATGGAACGCGCCGCCCGGCTGCTCGCCGACCTGGCCGAGACGGTCAGCTCCGGAGTCGAGGACATCTCCGCGGTCGGATTCGGGCTGCCGATGCCGGTCGACTCCGTCAGCGGCGAGGCGGGGTCCGACGCGGTGCTGCCTGGCTGGCGCGGCGTCAACGTGACCGAGGCGATGTCCGGGTACCTGCGCGCCCCGGTCGCGCTCGACAACACCGCAAACCTTGCCGCGCTGGGCGAACTGCGGGCCGGCGCGCTCCGCGGAGTCCGGAACGGCTGCTACCTGAAGTTCTCGTACGGCGTCGGCGCGGGCATCGTGATCAACGGCGACGTGTTCCGCGGCTCGACCGGTACGGCGGGCGAGATCGGGCACGTCACGATCGACGAGAACGGACCGATCTGCCGCTGCGGAAACCGCGGCTGCCTGGACACGTTCGTCGGCTCGCGGGCACTGATCAGCAGCCTGGCCGCGTCCCACGGACCGCTGCGGCTGAAGGACATCGTGACCCGCGCGCTCGGCGGCGATCTCGGCTGCCGCCGGGTGATCGAGGACGCCGGTCGGCGCGTCGGCGTCGCCGTGGCCGGGGTCGTGAACCTGCTGAACCCGGAGGCGATCGTTGTCGGCGGTCTGATGGCCGAGGCCGGTGAGCTGATCAACGCCCCGCTCCGCGAGGCCCTCGACCGGTGCGCGATCCCGAGCGCCGCGGCGACCGTCGAACTGCGCCCCGCCGAGCTCGGCGACGAGGCCGACATCGTCGGCGCGATCCACCGCGCATCGATGCTGAGTCACACCAATATCTCCATTTCTTGA
- the cobS gene encoding adenosylcobinamide-GDP ribazoletransferase, with the protein MSWGSATRLSLGTLTVLPAGVPSRVDREVGGRAMVLAPVVGLLVGGIAAAIVVLAQLVKPDADLLAAVLGVLVVAGLSGGLHLDGLADFADALGSRRDRETMLRIMKQSDIGPFGVVAIVGVLLLDVAALTACLQADFGWQALLIATTASRLTLPWSCRTSIPAARPDGLGSFVAATVHPPTATLTTAAVLAATLTLTWLTSTPSSAIGTATAVLLAVLTSLLTSRRAVRALGGTTGDVLGATVELALPVALVALALTT; encoded by the coding sequence ATGAGTTGGGGTTCTGCGACCCGGCTCTCGCTGGGCACGTTGACGGTGTTGCCCGCGGGCGTGCCGTCCCGGGTTGATCGGGAGGTCGGCGGGCGGGCGATGGTGCTGGCGCCGGTCGTCGGACTGCTGGTGGGCGGGATCGCGGCTGCGATTGTCGTGCTTGCTCAACTGGTGAAGCCGGACGCGGACCTGCTGGCGGCCGTGCTCGGTGTGCTGGTTGTAGCTGGGCTGTCGGGTGGGCTGCATCTCGACGGGCTCGCCGACTTCGCCGACGCGTTGGGCAGCCGGCGGGATCGCGAGACGATGCTGCGGATCATGAAGCAGAGCGACATCGGCCCGTTCGGTGTCGTCGCGATCGTCGGCGTACTGCTCCTCGACGTCGCCGCCCTCACCGCCTGCCTGCAAGCGGACTTCGGCTGGCAGGCGCTCCTGATCGCCACCACCGCGAGCCGCCTCACCCTCCCCTGGTCCTGCCGTACGTCGATCCCCGCGGCCCGCCCCGACGGCCTGGGCTCGTTCGTCGCCGCCACGGTCCACCCACCAACGGCCACCCTCACCACAGCCGCAGTACTCGCCGCGACCCTCACCCTCACCTGGCTCACGAGCACACCATCAAGCGCGATCGGCACCGCAACCGCCGTACTACTAGCGGTGCTGACCAGCCTCCTCACCAGCCGCCGAGCCGTCCGAGCCCTCGGCGGCACCACCGGCGACGTCCTCGGCGCAACCGTCGAACTCGCCTTACCGGTGGCCCTTGTAGCTCTCGCCCTCACCACCTGA
- a CDS encoding bifunctional adenosylcobinamide kinase/adenosylcobinamide-phosphate guanylyltransferase, with translation MPDRTLILGGARSGKSVAAERLLSAVPDVLYVATGGHDSGDAEWAARVAKHQARRPASWGLAETIDLVPLLESPGPPLLIDCLTLWLSRTMDTTNVWSDLGRAELVEQQIAELADAWSATARRVVAVSNDVGSGIVPADPGTRLFRDLMGRLNTTISLSSDQVLWTVAGRTLPLT, from the coding sequence ATGCCTGACCGAACCCTCATCCTCGGCGGAGCCCGCTCCGGCAAGTCCGTCGCCGCCGAACGCCTGCTGTCCGCGGTGCCCGACGTCCTGTACGTCGCAACCGGCGGACACGACTCCGGTGACGCCGAGTGGGCGGCCCGGGTCGCGAAGCACCAGGCCCGCAGGCCGGCCTCCTGGGGCCTTGCGGAAACGATCGACCTGGTACCGCTGCTCGAGTCCCCCGGTCCCCCGCTCCTGATCGACTGCCTCACCCTGTGGCTGTCCCGCACCATGGACACCACCAACGTCTGGTCGGACCTCGGCCGCGCCGAGCTCGTCGAGCAGCAGATCGCCGAGCTGGCAGACGCCTGGTCAGCGACCGCCCGCCGCGTGGTTGCCGTCAGCAACGACGTCGGCTCCGGCATCGTCCCGGCCGACCCCGGCACCCGCCTGTTCCGCGACCTCATGGGCCGCCTCAACACCACCATCTCCCTGTCCTCCGACCAGGTCCTCTGGACCGTAGCCGGCCGAACCCTCCCCCTCACATGA
- a CDS encoding ECF transporter S component — protein sequence MNLIRLKPRSTLALLVASLVGVLAFAWPLFFQTSQVGESAIGHTTDAPWLFVLLLPLLVAVVLAELSEAGIDAKVISLVGMLAAVGAALRALGPGTAGLEPGFFLLVLAGRAFGAGFGFVLGAVSLLGGALISGGVGPWMPFQMFACAWVGCLAGLLPRVGGRLELLLLAAYSLVSGVLYGVIMNLWFWPYATFGSDFSFIPGDSLAANLHRYFLFVVATSLGWDIPRGILSAVLVLVLGRPILNAFRRTARKAAFDAPVVFETGRTNA from the coding sequence GTGAACCTGATCCGGCTGAAGCCCCGCAGCACGCTGGCGTTGCTCGTCGCCTCACTGGTCGGCGTGCTCGCGTTCGCGTGGCCGCTGTTCTTCCAGACCTCGCAGGTAGGCGAGTCCGCGATCGGTCACACGACGGATGCGCCCTGGTTGTTCGTGTTGCTGCTGCCGTTGCTCGTGGCCGTCGTACTCGCGGAGCTGTCCGAGGCCGGCATCGACGCGAAGGTGATCTCTCTCGTCGGCATGCTCGCCGCGGTCGGCGCTGCGCTGCGGGCGTTGGGTCCGGGTACGGCGGGACTCGAGCCGGGGTTCTTCCTGCTGGTGCTGGCAGGACGGGCGTTCGGGGCCGGGTTCGGGTTCGTGCTCGGGGCGGTGTCGTTGCTGGGCGGGGCGCTGATCAGCGGCGGGGTCGGGCCGTGGATGCCGTTCCAGATGTTCGCGTGCGCGTGGGTCGGGTGCCTGGCCGGGCTGCTGCCACGCGTCGGCGGGCGGTTGGAGTTGCTGCTGCTGGCGGCGTACTCGCTGGTCTCAGGGGTGCTGTACGGCGTGATCATGAACCTCTGGTTCTGGCCGTACGCGACGTTCGGCAGCGACTTCTCGTTCATCCCGGGCGACTCACTGGCAGCCAACCTGCACCGGTACTTCCTGTTCGTGGTGGCGACCTCGCTGGGGTGGGACATTCCGCGCGGGATCCTGTCCGCGGTGCTGGTGCTGGTGCTCGGACGGCCGATCCTGAACGCGTTCCGGCGTACTGCGCGCAAGGCTGCCTTCGACGCGCCGGTCGTCTTCGAAACCGGGAGAACGAATGCCTGA
- a CDS encoding ABC transporter ATP-binding protein: MIEFDQVTVTYDGAREPALRDVSFTVPEGELALVIGRTGSGKSTLLRAINGLVPHFTGGTLAGRVLVAGRDTREYRPRDLADVVGMVGQDPMAGFVTDTVEDELAYSMESLGVAPDVMRRRVEETLDLLGLADVRDRALTSLSGGQRQRTAIGAALTSHPAVLVLDEPTSALDPQAAEEVLAALQRLVHDLGVTVVMAEHRLERVIQYADRVIEVPGGAAAVSTGLPAERMVTAPVAPPVVELGRLAGWSPLPLSVRDARRAAASLRSQLDSPQPARIGRPLGAELAHCKDLVVTYGSVTALRGVSLSIKAGEIAALMGRNGAGKSTLLNSLVGILSPRSGTAVAAGVDPRRTKPKRLVKAVGLVPQEPADLLYAATVADECASADSDFKVPAGSCRALLERLAPDVALDMHPRDLSEGQRLCLALAVVLCGAPPLLLLDEPTRGLDYGAKRRLVAILRELAAAGHAVVLSTHDVEMVAEVATRVMVLADGELVSDGETADVIAGSPAFAPQVAKILAPLPFLTVGEVAEALDRAS, translated from the coding sequence ATGATCGAGTTCGACCAGGTGACGGTGACGTACGACGGGGCGCGTGAACCGGCCCTGCGGGACGTGAGCTTCACGGTGCCGGAGGGCGAGCTCGCACTGGTGATCGGGCGGACCGGGTCCGGCAAGTCGACGTTGCTTCGGGCAATCAACGGCCTGGTGCCGCACTTCACCGGCGGCACGCTCGCTGGGCGCGTGCTGGTCGCTGGGCGGGACACGCGCGAGTACCGGCCGCGCGATCTCGCCGACGTGGTCGGGATGGTCGGGCAGGACCCGATGGCTGGGTTCGTCACCGACACGGTCGAGGACGAACTGGCGTACAGCATGGAGTCACTCGGGGTGGCGCCGGACGTGATGCGGCGGCGCGTCGAGGAGACACTGGACCTGCTCGGGTTGGCCGACGTACGGGATCGTGCTTTGACGTCGCTGTCGGGCGGTCAACGGCAGCGGACCGCCATCGGTGCAGCTCTGACGTCGCATCCCGCCGTACTGGTGCTGGACGAGCCCACGTCGGCGCTGGACCCGCAGGCTGCCGAGGAGGTGCTGGCTGCGCTCCAGCGGCTCGTGCACGACCTGGGCGTCACTGTGGTGATGGCTGAGCACCGGTTGGAGCGGGTGATCCAGTACGCCGACCGCGTGATCGAAGTACCCGGTGGCGCGGCCGCTGTGTCCACGGGACTACCTGCCGAACGCATGGTGACCGCACCGGTCGCACCGCCTGTGGTGGAGCTGGGACGCCTGGCGGGCTGGTCGCCGCTCCCCCTGTCAGTCCGGGACGCCCGACGCGCCGCTGCAAGTCTCCGGTCCCAGCTCGACTCTCCACAGCCTGCACGCATCGGACGACCGCTCGGCGCGGAGCTTGCCCACTGCAAGGACCTGGTGGTGACCTACGGCAGCGTCACCGCACTCCGTGGCGTGTCGCTGAGTATCAAGGCCGGTGAGATCGCCGCGCTGATGGGTCGCAACGGCGCGGGCAAGTCGACCTTGCTGAACTCTCTCGTCGGCATCCTCTCTCCTCGTTCCGGCACTGCGGTCGCCGCAGGGGTCGACCCACGCCGTACCAAGCCGAAGCGACTGGTCAAAGCAGTCGGGCTGGTCCCGCAGGAGCCCGCAGACCTCCTGTACGCCGCTACCGTCGCGGACGAGTGCGCCAGCGCGGACTCCGACTTCAAGGTGCCCGCAGGTAGCTGCCGAGCGCTGCTGGAGCGGCTGGCACCCGATGTGGCTCTGGACATGCACCCCCGCGACCTGTCCGAGGGACAGCGGCTCTGTCTGGCGTTGGCCGTCGTACTGTGCGGTGCGCCGCCATTGCTGTTGCTGGACGAGCCGACGCGGGGACTCGACTACGGCGCCAAGCGGCGGCTGGTTGCGATCCTGCGCGAGCTGGCCGCTGCCGGGCACGCCGTGGTGCTGTCGACACATGACGTCGAGATGGTCGCCGAGGTCGCTACGCGGGTGATGGTGCTCGCTGACGGCGAGCTGGTGAGTGACGGCGAGACGGCCGACGTGATTGCCGGGTCGCCGGCGTTCGCGCCGCAGGTGGCGAAGATCCTGGCCCCGCTCCCGTTCCTGACCGTCGGCGAGGTCGCCGAGGCGTTGGACCGGGCGTCGTGA
- a CDS encoding energy-coupling factor transporter transmembrane component T — MRAVHHLTLPRALHPGAWWLWALCMAVAASRTRNPVLLVLILAVTGFVVSARRSDAPWAHSFAAFLKLGLLVIAVRVVLQALLSTRSQGNTLLFTLPQIPLPDWAAGVKLGGDVTAEALVTALYDGGQLAVMLCCVGAANALASPRRLLKSLPGALYEMGVACVVALTFAPQLVTDGRRVRAARRLRGRTRASFRTTAMPVLEGALDRSVELAAAMDSRGYGRTAQAPRAQRRLTALCVLLGLLGILLGVYALLTDAMAFPFAAGALAAGVLLAVAAMAVGRQRVSRTRYRPDPWALPEWLVIAAGAVAAGAMVAAAVRGVNGLVLAGPLVVPPVPVLPVVGVLIGLAPALAAPPLKKAVT, encoded by the coding sequence GTGCGCGCCGTACACCACCTGACACTCCCCCGGGCACTCCACCCGGGGGCCTGGTGGTTGTGGGCGCTCTGTATGGCTGTCGCGGCCAGCAGGACACGCAACCCGGTCCTGCTGGTCCTGATCCTCGCCGTCACCGGATTCGTCGTTTCCGCCCGCCGGAGCGACGCGCCGTGGGCACACAGCTTCGCTGCGTTCCTCAAGCTCGGCCTGCTGGTCATCGCCGTCCGCGTGGTCCTGCAGGCGCTGCTGTCCACTCGCTCGCAGGGGAACACGCTGCTGTTCACGCTGCCGCAGATCCCGTTGCCTGACTGGGCTGCGGGCGTCAAGCTCGGCGGCGACGTCACGGCGGAAGCTCTGGTGACGGCTCTGTACGACGGCGGTCAGCTGGCCGTCATGCTCTGCTGCGTGGGTGCGGCCAACGCACTGGCCAGTCCGCGGCGGTTGCTGAAGTCGTTGCCAGGGGCGCTCTACGAGATGGGTGTGGCCTGTGTGGTCGCACTGACCTTCGCACCGCAACTGGTGACGGACGGCCGCCGCGTGCGCGCAGCACGACGGCTGCGCGGCCGTACGCGCGCCTCCTTCCGTACGACGGCCATGCCGGTTCTGGAAGGTGCCTTGGACCGGTCGGTCGAGCTAGCGGCTGCGATGGACTCACGTGGCTACGGCCGTACTGCTCAGGCTCCTCGTGCGCAGCGTCGGCTCACGGCGCTGTGCGTGCTGCTGGGACTACTCGGGATCCTGCTCGGTGTCTACGCGTTGCTGACCGACGCAATGGCGTTCCCGTTCGCCGCCGGCGCACTAGCGGCCGGTGTCCTCCTGGCGGTCGCAGCAATGGCCGTCGGGCGGCAGCGGGTCAGCAGGACGCGCTACCGACCCGATCCGTGGGCGCTGCCCGAGTGGCTCGTCATAGCGGCCGGTGCCGTGGCCGCAGGTGCCATGGTGGCCGCAGCGGTCCGTGGCGTGAACGGTCTGGTGCTGGCCGGCCCGTTGGTCGTCCCACCAGTACCAGTGCTGCCGGTCGTCGGCGTACTGATCGGACTGGCGCCCGCACTGGCCGCACCACCTCTCAAGAAGGCGGTCACATGA
- a CDS encoding SCO2322 family protein: MTAHRTVRLVLSLLAGLLLAGTVATVSATAAPTEDGYRFWGYYQWSNGQWAFSQKGADAFVPADGGVEGWRFAVGGAKPRVPRAAGDFEAICGKTPAETGKKRVALIVDPGTPEDAVAGDTPGEAKGTCVVTAPKSNGAQILAAAGPVRIEKGLTCGVADYPSKSCGDQVKNIKVPATDTPVTLQIGAAVGSTATPAASTPASDSSGTPWTGIIIAVVVVVLLAGGGFFLNRRRTAAS; encoded by the coding sequence ATGACTGCACACCGGACCGTACGACTGGTCCTCAGCCTGCTGGCGGGTCTCCTGCTGGCTGGGACCGTTGCCACCGTCTCAGCGACCGCCGCCCCGACCGAGGACGGCTACCGCTTCTGGGGCTACTACCAGTGGAGCAACGGCCAGTGGGCCTTCTCCCAGAAGGGCGCCGACGCCTTCGTCCCGGCCGACGGCGGCGTGGAGGGCTGGCGGTTCGCCGTCGGCGGCGCCAAGCCCCGGGTACCGCGGGCCGCGGGCGACTTCGAAGCGATCTGCGGCAAGACCCCGGCGGAGACCGGCAAGAAGCGGGTCGCGCTGATCGTCGACCCGGGTACGCCGGAGGACGCGGTCGCCGGTGATACGCCGGGCGAGGCCAAGGGCACCTGCGTGGTGACGGCCCCGAAGTCGAACGGCGCGCAGATCCTCGCCGCGGCCGGACCGGTCCGGATCGAGAAGGGCCTGACCTGCGGGGTCGCGGACTACCCGTCCAAGAGCTGCGGCGACCAGGTGAAGAACATCAAGGTCCCGGCCACCGACACCCCGGTCACACTGCAGATCGGCGCGGCGGTGGGCTCGACGGCGACACCTGCTGCTTCCACACCCGCTTCAGACAGCAGTGGTACGCCGTGGACCGGCATCATCATCGCCGTCGTCGTGGTCGTCCTGCTGGCGGGCGGCGGGTTCTTCCTCAACCGTCGGCGTACTGCGGCGAGCTAA
- a CDS encoding aldo/keto reductase family protein, which translates to MDFRYLGNSGLKVSEISYGNWLTHGSQVENEQAKACVRAALEAGITTFDTADTYANTKAESVLGEALAGERRESVEIFTKVYWPTGPGGPNDTGLSRKHIHESINGSLKRLGTDYVDLYQAHRYDTETPLEETMEAFADVVRQGKALYIGVSEWTAEQLQEGHRLARELRIPFVSNQPQYSMLWRVIEAEVVPASEELGIGQVVFSPIAQGVLTGKYLPGQQPPEGSRATDANGSNFIKRFLTDDVLTRVQELKPLADEADLSLSQLAIAWVLQNSNVSSAIIGASRPEQVTENVKAAGVTLDEGLLKRIDEVLGHIVENDPAKTAQNAPQKRPNS; encoded by the coding sequence ATGGACTTCCGCTATCTGGGCAACAGTGGTCTCAAGGTCAGCGAGATCTCGTACGGCAACTGGCTGACGCACGGCTCCCAGGTGGAGAACGAGCAGGCCAAGGCCTGCGTGCGGGCGGCCCTGGAGGCCGGCATCACGACGTTCGACACCGCCGACACCTACGCCAACACCAAGGCCGAGTCGGTGCTCGGCGAGGCGCTGGCCGGGGAGCGCCGCGAGTCGGTGGAGATCTTCACCAAGGTGTACTGGCCGACAGGTCCCGGCGGGCCGAACGACACCGGCCTGTCCCGCAAGCACATCCACGAGTCGATCAACGGCTCGCTCAAGCGCCTCGGCACCGACTACGTCGACCTGTACCAGGCGCACCGGTACGACACCGAGACGCCGCTCGAGGAGACGATGGAGGCCTTCGCCGACGTCGTCCGGCAGGGCAAGGCGCTGTACATCGGCGTGTCGGAGTGGACCGCGGAGCAGCTGCAGGAGGGCCACCGGCTGGCCCGTGAGCTGCGGATCCCGTTCGTCTCGAACCAGCCGCAGTACAGCATGCTGTGGCGGGTGATCGAGGCCGAGGTGGTGCCGGCCTCCGAGGAGCTCGGTATCGGCCAGGTGGTGTTCTCGCCGATCGCGCAGGGCGTGCTCACGGGCAAGTACCTGCCCGGTCAGCAGCCGCCGGAGGGGTCCCGGGCGACCGACGCCAACGGGTCGAACTTCATCAAGCGGTTCCTCACCGACGACGTCCTCACCCGGGTCCAGGAGCTGAAGCCGCTCGCCGACGAGGCCGATCTGTCGCTGTCCCAGCTCGCGATCGCGTGGGTGCTGCAGAACAGCAACGTCTCGTCGGCCATCATCGGCGCCTCCCGGCCCGAGCAGGTCACCGAGAACGTGAAGGCGGCCGGTGTGACGCTGGACGAGGGTCTGCTGAAGCGGATCGACGAGGTGCTCGGCCACATCGTCGAGAACGACCCGGCCAAGACCGCGCAGAACGCCCCGCAGAAGCGGCCGAACTCGTGA
- a CDS encoding DUF3043 domain-containing protein — translation MFRRTKSETDTTVPADPQGKPGGKGRPTPSRKDAEAARKAAFKKPRNRKEASAIRRDKVRTERAKMQSAMQTGDDRYLPAADKGPVRRFARDYVDARYSVMEFALPVLLVVSLVGVVFSPQFPWLAGMVNLLFLFMILLIAADWFLLTSGLKKQVGIKFPKESTKGIGFYAVRRTMQMRRWRLPKPMVKRGEKPS, via the coding sequence GTGTTCCGTCGTACCAAGTCTGAGACAGATACCACCGTACCCGCCGACCCCCAGGGCAAGCCGGGCGGTAAGGGCCGGCCGACGCCGAGCCGCAAGGACGCGGAGGCCGCCCGCAAGGCCGCGTTCAAGAAGCCGCGCAACCGCAAGGAGGCCTCGGCGATCCGGCGGGACAAGGTCCGGACCGAGCGCGCCAAGATGCAGTCGGCGATGCAGACCGGCGACGACCGGTACCTGCCGGCCGCCGACAAGGGCCCGGTACGGCGGTTCGCCCGGGACTACGTCGACGCGCGCTACTCGGTGATGGAGTTCGCGCTCCCGGTGCTCCTGGTCGTCTCGCTGGTCGGCGTGGTGTTCTCGCCGCAGTTCCCGTGGCTGGCCGGGATGGTGAACCTGCTGTTCCTGTTCATGATCCTGCTGATCGCGGCGGACTGGTTCCTGCTCACCTCCGGGCTGAAGAAGCAGGTGGGGATCAAGTTCCCGAAGGAGTCCACCAAGGGGATCGGGTTCTACGCGGTCCGGCGGACCATGCAGATGCGCCGCTGGCGGCTGCCCAAGCCGATGGTCAAGCGCGGCGAGAAGCCGTCCTGA